One Streptomyces sp. SAI-135 DNA segment encodes these proteins:
- the pepN gene encoding aminopeptidase N: MSVLTRDEAQTRAKLLDVHRYTIALDLTTGDETFASQTVIRFTARTEADTFVELKPAELREATLDGRPLDPGTLEENRLPLTGLTAGEHELRIDADMRYSRTGEGMHRFTDPTDGETYVYTQLFLDDVQRVFAAFDQPDLKAVFDLSVKAPEGWSVLANGITTDLGDGHWQATPTPLISTYLVAVAAGPWHSVRTEHRGLPFGIHCRRSLAPYLDPDADEIFEITKQCYDRYHEKFEEPYPFDSYDQAFVPEFNAGAMENPGLVTFRDEFVYRSAVTDTERQTRAMVIAHEMAHMWFGDLVTLRWWDDIWLNESFAEYMGYQTLTEATRFTDTWVDFGVMRKGWGYDADQRPSTHPVAPDAVDDTASALLNFDGISYAKGASALRQLVHWLGEKDFLAGINTHFARHKFANAALADFIDSLASATERDVHAWADSWLRTTGVDTLRPVVTRGEEGTYTLQVEHKGSRPHRVNVGLYDLDVADEGRHLVLRDRLDLDVPQSTPQPIGKRPTLLLLNDSDLTYAKVRFDPESFKAVTECLSGLPSPLTRAVVWNALRDAVRDGELPPTAYLDAARAHLPHETDLALVQGVLAFASTYVADRYATPEERPAALTTLSSLCRDLIRRTEDGDNPGLRLIAVRHCIDVAAHPDTIAAWLADGTVPGGPELDPELRWRVLARLAVLGATDEAAITAELARDPSAAGQEGAARCRAALPTEEAKAQAWEAMFTRDDLSNYLFTATAQGFWQPEQTELVRQYVPRYYEDAVALAARRGPAIADAAGRWAFPHHAIDEDNLRLGQTCLRDADPIPALRRKLVDQLDDLGRALRVRQP; this comes from the coding sequence ATGTCCGTACTGACGCGCGACGAAGCGCAGACCCGTGCCAAGCTCCTCGACGTCCACCGCTACACCATCGCGCTCGACCTCACCACCGGCGACGAGACCTTCGCGTCCCAGACCGTCATCCGGTTCACCGCGCGCACGGAGGCGGACACCTTTGTCGAGCTCAAGCCGGCCGAACTGCGGGAGGCCACCCTCGACGGCCGCCCCCTCGACCCGGGGACCCTCGAGGAGAACCGGCTGCCCCTCACGGGACTGACCGCCGGCGAGCACGAACTGCGCATCGACGCCGACATGCGGTACTCCCGCACCGGCGAGGGCATGCACCGCTTCACCGACCCCACCGACGGCGAGACCTACGTCTACACCCAGCTCTTCCTCGACGACGTCCAGCGCGTCTTCGCCGCCTTCGACCAGCCCGACCTCAAGGCCGTCTTCGACCTGTCGGTCAAGGCCCCCGAAGGCTGGAGCGTCCTCGCCAACGGCATCACCACCGACCTCGGCGACGGCCACTGGCAGGCCACCCCCACCCCCCTGATCTCCACCTACCTCGTCGCCGTCGCCGCCGGCCCCTGGCACTCCGTGCGCACCGAACACCGCGGCCTGCCCTTCGGCATCCACTGCCGCCGCTCGCTCGCGCCCTACCTGGACCCGGACGCCGACGAGATCTTCGAGATCACCAAGCAGTGCTACGACCGCTACCACGAGAAGTTCGAGGAGCCGTACCCCTTCGACTCCTACGACCAGGCGTTCGTCCCCGAGTTCAACGCCGGCGCCATGGAGAACCCCGGCCTCGTCACCTTCCGCGACGAGTTCGTCTACCGCTCCGCCGTCACCGACACCGAACGCCAGACCCGCGCCATGGTCATCGCCCACGAGATGGCCCACATGTGGTTCGGCGACCTCGTCACCCTGCGCTGGTGGGACGACATCTGGCTGAACGAGTCCTTCGCCGAGTACATGGGCTACCAGACCCTCACCGAGGCCACCCGCTTCACGGACACCTGGGTCGACTTCGGCGTCATGCGCAAGGGCTGGGGCTACGACGCCGACCAGCGCCCCTCCACCCACCCCGTCGCCCCCGACGCCGTCGACGACACCGCCTCCGCCCTCCTCAACTTCGACGGCATCTCCTACGCCAAGGGCGCCTCCGCGCTACGGCAACTGGTCCACTGGCTCGGCGAGAAGGACTTCCTCGCCGGCATCAACACCCACTTCGCCCGCCACAAGTTCGCCAACGCCGCCCTCGCCGACTTCATCGACTCCCTCGCCTCCGCCACCGAACGCGACGTCCACGCCTGGGCCGACAGCTGGCTGCGCACCACCGGCGTCGACACCTTGCGGCCCGTCGTCACCCGCGGCGAGGAAGGCACGTACACCCTCCAGGTCGAGCACAAGGGCAGCCGCCCGCACCGCGTCAACGTCGGCCTCTACGACCTCGACGTCGCCGACGAGGGCCGCCACCTCGTCCTGCGCGACCGCCTCGACCTCGACGTCCCGCAGAGCACCCCGCAGCCCATCGGCAAGCGCCCCACCCTCCTGCTCCTCAACGACTCGGACCTCACCTACGCCAAGGTCCGCTTCGACCCCGAGTCCTTCAAAGCGGTCACCGAGTGCCTCTCCGGCCTCCCCTCACCCCTGACCCGCGCCGTCGTCTGGAACGCCCTGCGCGACGCCGTCCGCGACGGCGAACTCCCGCCCACCGCCTACCTGGACGCGGCCCGCGCCCACCTCCCGCACGAGACCGACCTCGCCCTCGTCCAGGGCGTCCTCGCCTTCGCCTCCACCTACGTCGCCGACCGCTACGCCACCCCCGAGGAACGCCCCGCCGCCCTCACCACCCTCTCCTCCCTGTGCCGCGACCTCATCCGCCGCACCGAGGACGGCGACAACCCCGGCCTGCGCCTGATCGCGGTCCGCCACTGCATCGACGTCGCCGCCCACCCCGACACCATCGCCGCCTGGCTCGCCGACGGCACCGTCCCCGGCGGCCCCGAACTCGACCCCGAACTGCGCTGGCGCGTCCTGGCCCGCCTCGCCGTCCTCGGCGCCACCGACGAGGCCGCCATCACCGCCGAACTGGCCCGCGACCCCTCCGCCGCAGGCCAGGAAGGCGCCGCCCGCTGCCGCGCCGCCCTGCCCACGGAGGAGGCCAAGGCACAGGCCTGGGAAGCGATGTTCACCCGCGACGACCTCTCCAACTACCTGTTCACCGCCACCGCCCAGGGCTTCTGGCAGCCCGAACAGACCGAGCTCGTACGGCAGTACGTGCCCCGCTACTACGAGGACGCCGTCGCCCTCGCCGCCCGCCGCGGCCCCGCCATCGCCGACGCCGCCGGCCGCTGGGCGTTCCCGCACCACGCCATCGACGAGGACAACCTGCGGCTCGGCCAGACCTGTCTGCGCGACGCCGACCCCATCCCCGCCCTGCGCCGCAAGCTGGTCGACCAACTCGACGACCTGGGACGCGCGTTGCGGGTGAGGCAGCCGTAG
- a CDS encoding aminotransferase class V-fold PLP-dependent enzyme — MNTPPLASGPEGPSSLRPLLDTVLEALGEGARLRSGPLPPGGPSQVAARVRAALGDVLPEEGDPEALRHLVRTLAEGSADPAEPFCAAHLYCPPLAVAAAADLAVSVLNPSLDSWDQAPAASELESLVTEHLAREVFGKPLRGAGNCATSPHRPDALITTGGTESNQLALLLAREALGPGVRLICGENAHHSLPRSAWLLGMSDPVIIPTPNGTLDPAALETIPHGPLLIAATAGTTDAGLIDPLPEIARLCAARKARLHVDAAYGGGLLFSPRHRHKLTGLSAADTVTLDLHKLGWQPVAAGILAVRDAQDLAALTHRADYLNADDDTEAGLPDLLGRSLRTTRRPDILKIAVTLKTLGRAGLAALVDQVCAQAEEFARAVEEHPGFELHAPPTISTVLFRPADATDAAVAAVRRQLLADGRAVLGRARAANRLWLKATLLNPTTRPADLAGLLKLVEGTTPR, encoded by the coding sequence ATGAACACGCCGCCCCTGGCCTCGGGCCCCGAAGGCCCCTCCTCGCTGCGTCCGCTGCTCGACACGGTTCTGGAGGCGCTGGGGGAGGGGGCGCGCCTGAGGAGCGGGCCGCTTCCCCCCGGAGGCCCGTCCCAGGTGGCGGCGCGGGTGCGGGCCGCGCTGGGGGACGTACTCCCCGAGGAGGGCGACCCGGAGGCCCTACGGCACCTGGTACGAACCCTGGCAGAGGGCTCCGCAGACCCGGCGGAACCGTTCTGCGCGGCCCACCTCTACTGCCCGCCCCTCGCGGTGGCCGCAGCGGCGGACCTGGCCGTCAGCGTGCTGAACCCGTCGCTGGACTCCTGGGACCAGGCCCCGGCGGCCTCAGAGCTGGAGTCACTGGTGACGGAGCACCTTGCGAGAGAGGTGTTCGGTAAGCCACTCAGGGGCGCGGGGAACTGCGCGACAAGCCCCCACCGACCCGACGCCTTGATCACAACCGGTGGCACGGAATCCAATCAACTCGCCCTCCTCCTGGCCAGAGAGGCCCTTGGCCCCGGAGTCCGCCTCATCTGCGGAGAAAACGCTCACCACTCTCTACCAAGGTCAGCCTGGCTCCTGGGCATGTCGGACCCGGTGATCATCCCCACCCCCAACGGCACCCTCGACCCCGCAGCCCTCGAAACGATCCCGCACGGACCGCTGCTCATCGCCGCCACCGCGGGCACCACGGACGCCGGCCTCATCGACCCCCTCCCCGAGATCGCCCGCCTCTGCGCTGCCCGAAAAGCCCGGCTGCACGTGGACGCGGCCTACGGCGGAGGCCTCCTCTTCAGCCCCCGGCACCGACACAAGCTCACCGGCCTGAGCGCCGCCGACACCGTCACCCTCGACCTCCACAAACTCGGCTGGCAACCCGTCGCCGCAGGCATCCTCGCCGTCCGTGACGCCCAGGACCTCGCCGCCCTGACCCACCGCGCCGACTACCTCAACGCCGACGACGACACCGAGGCCGGCCTCCCCGACCTCCTCGGCCGCTCCCTGCGCACCACCCGCCGCCCCGACATCCTCAAGATCGCCGTCACCCTCAAGACCCTGGGCCGCGCAGGACTCGCTGCCCTCGTCGACCAAGTCTGCGCACAGGCAGAGGAGTTCGCCCGAGCCGTCGAGGAACACCCCGGCTTCGAACTGCACGCACCCCCCACCATCAGCACAGTCCTCTTCCGCCCCGCAGACGCCACCGACGCCGCCGTAGCCGCCGTACGCCGACAACTCCTCGCCGACGGCCGCGCCGTCCTCGGCCGAGCCCGCGCGGCCAACCGGCTCTGGCTCAAGGCCACCCTCCTCAACCCCACCACCCGGCCGGCCGACCTCGCCGGACTCCTGAAACTCGTGGAAGGAACCACCCCCCGATGA